A DNA window from Comamonas fluminis contains the following coding sequences:
- a CDS encoding KilA-N domain-containing protein — protein MSAITIFSTGIRQDSEGRFCLNDLHRASGGFRKHGPALWLANLQAQQLVEEIAKDRTDTGNPVSVIRGGNQQGTYACRELVYAYAMWISAKFHLAVIRAFDAMQMQRLRQAVLHQPQPNYMGEAWFAILRHQAGCTMHRALARALQIHESTLSQVLNGSGYYGDGRCSTDRIARRVMRVFCAKQRVHPRQLSLV, from the coding sequence ATGAGCGCAATCACCATCTTTAGCACCGGTATTCGTCAAGACTCCGAGGGTCGTTTTTGCCTCAACGACCTTCATCGGGCATCAGGCGGCTTTCGAAAGCATGGTCCGGCACTCTGGCTAGCAAACTTGCAAGCCCAACAGCTTGTTGAAGAAATCGCAAAAGACCGGACCGATACAGGAAACCCTGTATCGGTCATCCGAGGCGGCAATCAACAAGGCACATACGCCTGCCGAGAACTCGTCTACGCCTACGCCATGTGGATCAGCGCCAAGTTTCATCTGGCCGTAATTCGGGCTTTTGACGCCATGCAAATGCAGCGTCTTCGCCAAGCTGTGTTGCATCAGCCGCAACCCAACTACATGGGTGAAGCATGGTTTGCCATCCTGCGTCATCAGGCAGGCTGCACCATGCATCGGGCTTTGGCGCGTGCTCTGCAGATTCATGAGTCCACATTGAGCCAAGTGCTCAATGGCTCGGGTTACTACGGCGACGGTCGTTGCTCTACAGACCGCATTGCACGCCGTGTGATGCGGGTTTTCTGTGCCAAGCAGCGCGTCCATCCTCGCCAGTTGAGTCTGGTCTGA
- a CDS encoding DUF1804 family protein yields MAHGKEKRTQLRGLYVFQRMAMEAACKKLGVPRSTANRWKQEAADQGDDWETARAAVAMGDENFKNLSAKLLEDYLIQHQATMNLLRDDKKMGPRERAETLASMSDSFNKTMSSFKRLNPELDRQAVQLDIIQRFAAFAQQRFPQHLTALVEMLEPFGEELSKGR; encoded by the coding sequence ATGGCACACGGAAAAGAAAAACGCACCCAGCTACGTGGCCTGTATGTGTTTCAGCGCATGGCCATGGAAGCTGCCTGTAAAAAGCTGGGCGTGCCCCGTAGCACGGCCAACCGCTGGAAGCAGGAAGCCGCAGACCAGGGCGATGACTGGGAGACGGCCCGCGCTGCGGTGGCCATGGGCGACGAGAACTTCAAAAACCTCTCGGCCAAGCTGCTGGAGGATTACCTCATACAGCACCAGGCGACCATGAACCTGCTGCGAGATGACAAGAAGATGGGGCCGCGTGAGCGGGCTGAGACGCTGGCCAGCATGAGCGACAGCTTCAACAAGACCATGTCCAGCTTCAAGCGCCTGAACCCCGAGCTGGACCGCCAGGCCGTGCAGCTGGACATCATTCAGCGTTTTGCCGCCTTTGCCCAGCAACGCTTCCCGCAGCATTTGACTGCCCTGGTGGAGATGCTGGAGCCCTTTGGCGAAGAGCTGTCGAAGGGGCGGTAG
- a CDS encoding DNA-binding protein: protein MTPIQAKAQELKAHFADQGIPVSQWADQNGYRRSDVYRVLNGFTACKRGLPHEIAVKLGLKPDPSKNLA from the coding sequence GTGACCCCCATCCAAGCCAAGGCCCAAGAGCTCAAGGCGCATTTCGCCGATCAAGGCATTCCCGTGTCGCAGTGGGCCGATCAAAACGGCTACCGCCGCTCTGACGTCTACCGCGTGCTTAACGGTTTCACCGCATGTAAGCGCGGGCTACCTCACGAAATTGCCGTGAAGCTGGGCCTTAAGCCTGATCCCTCCAAGAACCTCGCTTGA
- a CDS encoding helix-turn-helix domain-containing protein: MNFAMTTCLNTSHHFTPTFDGVGKGMKGKPTAIGAMGMIALKQAVLAIAAFDLQVLSAKSLRQSPPLISKQMHPEEIKAAMRIAGTTPAMLCDELQVAASSVSQTISGHIKSKRIQTRIAEIIGKPIEWIWPNQVVLRRSRAQIESQRQTVSARQQRTTSTSATAMTRVPSRKSGGHPSHKEGGAV; the protein is encoded by the coding sequence GTGAATTTTGCCATGACAACTTGTCTAAACACCTCGCACCACTTCACGCCGACTTTTGACGGCGTAGGGAAGGGAATGAAAGGCAAACCCACTGCTATCGGTGCAATGGGAATGATTGCACTGAAGCAAGCTGTGCTCGCAATTGCTGCATTCGATTTGCAAGTTTTGTCAGCTAAATCTTTGCGACAAAGTCCTCCCTTGATCTCTAAGCAAATGCACCCGGAAGAGATCAAAGCTGCAATGCGCATCGCAGGAACAACACCCGCCATGCTGTGTGATGAGTTGCAAGTTGCAGCGTCCTCCGTTTCCCAAACGATCAGCGGCCATATCAAGAGCAAGCGCATTCAAACGCGCATTGCAGAAATCATCGGCAAGCCCATTGAGTGGATCTGGCCCAACCAAGTAGTACTGCGCCGCTCTCGCGCCCAGATTGAGTCTCAGCGTCAAACCGTTTCCGCCCGCCAGCAGCGCACCACGAGCACCAGCGCCACAGCGATGACCAGAGTGCCTTCGCGCAAGTCTGGCGGGCACCCATCTCACAAAGAAGGTGGTGCTGTATGA
- the terL gene encoding phage terminase large subunit, producing MAKSSKDFLAGLTSLADDLRKQIDANLDGWDTNPAAIAERRRKVCDPVNGFEYWDRNYFPHYGRAEPSELHKYLYKRLPEIINTPAGQRDAIAAPRGEAKSTKISMSFVSWCLVIGAKWYAIIVMDAFEQAAEMLEAIKAELEANPRIASDFPEASGQGRVWRAGVIVTAHGRKVEAFGSSKKIRGRRHGAHRPDLAICDDIENDENVNTPAQRDKLQLFVTKSVLSLGPPDDSMDAILVGTVLHYDSVLARFLKNPLWNRKVFKAIIQWPQRMDLWEQFEGLLLNAETPQQGEAAAMALYKEHQAEMELGAQVSWPALRPLVKLMIRRAREGHDAFDSEQQNDPVAGEDAPFAKSIQFWVNRLAEWIFYGACDPSLGRAGNSRDPSAIGIGGYNRETGVMDVVEAKIKKRVPDKIISDIIELQREYCCIVWGFESVQFQEFLRTELVKRSAKLGVPVPARALIPTTDKLLRIESLQPHMHNGLIRLHSSQTTLVDQFRHFPKADHDDGPDMVQMLYMLCVTGGIAAAAQGGNTNNHQAQSARERYARQAARMFRKAH from the coding sequence ATGGCTAAGAGCAGCAAAGACTTTCTGGCGGGTTTGACGTCTCTGGCCGATGACCTGCGCAAGCAGATTGACGCCAACCTGGACGGCTGGGACACCAACCCTGCTGCCATTGCCGAGCGCCGCCGCAAGGTGTGTGACCCGGTCAATGGCTTCGAGTACTGGGACCGCAATTACTTCCCGCACTATGGCCGTGCCGAGCCCAGCGAGCTGCACAAGTACCTGTACAAGCGCTTGCCGGAGATCATCAACACGCCTGCAGGCCAGCGCGATGCTATTGCGGCCCCGCGTGGCGAGGCCAAGTCCACCAAGATCAGCATGAGCTTTGTGAGCTGGTGCCTGGTCATTGGAGCCAAGTGGTACGCCATCATCGTCATGGACGCCTTCGAGCAGGCAGCCGAGATGCTGGAAGCCATCAAAGCCGAGCTGGAGGCCAACCCGCGCATTGCCAGTGACTTCCCCGAGGCCAGTGGCCAGGGACGGGTGTGGCGTGCGGGCGTGATCGTGACAGCCCATGGCCGCAAGGTGGAGGCGTTTGGCTCCAGCAAGAAGATCCGGGGCCGCCGCCACGGTGCACACCGTCCTGATCTGGCGATTTGCGACGATATCGAGAACGACGAGAACGTCAACACCCCGGCCCAGCGCGACAAGCTGCAGTTGTTTGTGACGAAGAGCGTGCTCTCGCTGGGGCCGCCTGACGACTCCATGGATGCCATCCTGGTTGGCACCGTGCTGCACTACGACAGTGTGCTGGCCCGCTTTTTAAAGAACCCGCTGTGGAATCGCAAGGTCTTTAAAGCCATCATTCAGTGGCCGCAGCGCATGGACCTGTGGGAGCAGTTTGAAGGCTTGCTACTCAATGCCGAGACGCCCCAGCAGGGCGAAGCTGCTGCCATGGCTCTATATAAAGAGCACCAGGCAGAGATGGAGCTGGGCGCACAAGTGTCCTGGCCAGCGCTGCGCCCCCTGGTCAAACTGATGATTCGCCGTGCCCGTGAAGGCCACGATGCCTTCGACAGCGAGCAGCAGAACGACCCGGTGGCGGGAGAGGATGCGCCGTTTGCCAAGAGCATCCAGTTCTGGGTGAACCGCCTGGCGGAGTGGATCTTCTACGGAGCTTGTGACCCCAGCCTAGGCCGTGCAGGTAATAGCCGTGACCCCAGTGCCATCGGCATTGGCGGCTACAACCGCGAGACCGGCGTGATGGACGTGGTCGAGGCCAAGATCAAAAAGCGCGTCCCCGACAAGATCATCAGCGACATCATCGAGCTGCAGCGGGAGTACTGCTGCATCGTCTGGGGCTTCGAGTCGGTGCAGTTCCAGGAATTTCTGCGCACCGAACTGGTCAAGCGCAGCGCCAAGCTGGGTGTGCCGGTACCGGCACGAGCGCTAATCCCCACCACTGACAAGCTGCTGCGCATTGAGAGCCTGCAGCCTCATATGCACAACGGCCTGATCCGCCTGCACAGCAGCCAGACCACGCTGGTCGACCAATTCCGCCACTTCCCAAAGGCTGACCACGATGACGGTCCCGACATGGTGCAGATGCTGTACATGCTGTGCGTGACGGGCGGCATTGCAGCTGCAGCGCAGGGCGGTAACACCAATAACCACCAGGCACAAAGCGCCCGTGAGCGCTATGCGCGCCAGGCGGCGCGAATGTTTAGAAAGGCCCATTAG
- a CDS encoding lysozyme encodes MANTLSFGKTVLRFGIPLVLGGGAYVSYISGYEDGPAKRDGTPQFKNVVYADSLAAGLPTACVGLTKHASPVPVVLGDFWSDAQCMTVGSQVLAKGQAKVLDCIKVPVVQLILDAFSSHGHNNGEPSTCASRAMGLLNAKRYEEACDALAHAPSGTPVWSYVKTGRRNAKGEWEYRFVQGLYNRRLNERTTCLKGVALLRANYDFATGIWKAQP; translated from the coding sequence ATGGCAAACACACTTTCCTTCGGTAAGACGGTTCTGCGCTTTGGCATCCCGCTGGTGCTGGGAGGCGGTGCCTATGTCTCCTATATCTCAGGTTATGAGGACGGCCCTGCCAAGCGCGATGGCACGCCGCAATTCAAGAATGTGGTCTATGCAGACTCGCTGGCAGCTGGTTTGCCAACGGCCTGCGTGGGCCTGACCAAGCATGCCAGCCCTGTGCCGGTAGTGCTGGGCGATTTCTGGTCTGATGCGCAATGCATGACGGTGGGCAGCCAGGTCTTGGCCAAAGGCCAGGCCAAGGTGCTGGACTGCATCAAGGTGCCGGTAGTTCAGCTCATTCTGGATGCCTTCTCTAGCCACGGGCATAACAACGGCGAGCCGTCGACATGCGCAAGCCGCGCCATGGGCCTGCTCAACGCCAAACGCTATGAGGAGGCCTGCGATGCCTTGGCCCATGCGCCCAGCGGTACACCTGTCTGGAGCTATGTCAAAACAGGCAGGCGCAATGCCAAAGGGGAGTGGGAATACCGCTTTGTTCAGGGCCTCTACAACCGCCGTTTAAACGAGCGTACCACCTGCCTGAAGGGCGTGGCGCTGTTGCGCGCCAACTATGACTTTGCCACCGGCATCTGGAAGGCTCAGCCATGA
- a CDS encoding YbjQ family protein, with the protein MDTCPACGLIYSRFDDAAALKMRVVRARTSGDWSGIPAHAIPVEFHAQAAAQMPVTTTPMLPGFTIAKAIDVVSAECAFGMNLLKDFYASVTDVVGGRSGSTQKVLREARRQAMAELRAEAFALGADGIVGVKLDFNEFSGGGKSMVFVVATGTAVKLTQINR; encoded by the coding sequence TTGGATACGTGCCCAGCATGTGGGCTGATTTATTCAAGATTCGATGATGCAGCTGCTTTAAAAATGCGCGTCGTGAGGGCCAGAACTTCAGGTGACTGGTCTGGTATCCCTGCACATGCCATTCCTGTCGAGTTTCATGCGCAAGCAGCGGCTCAGATGCCTGTGACAACAACCCCCATGCTGCCTGGCTTCACGATTGCAAAAGCTATTGATGTCGTTTCCGCAGAATGTGCATTTGGCATGAATCTTCTCAAAGATTTTTATGCGAGCGTCACGGATGTGGTGGGTGGCCGAAGTGGCTCAACCCAAAAGGTGTTGCGCGAGGCAAGAAGGCAGGCCATGGCCGAGCTGCGAGCGGAAGCCTTTGCGCTGGGGGCTGATGGCATTGTTGGAGTGAAACTTGATTTCAATGAGTTTTCAGGGGGAGGGAAGTCAATGGTGTTTGTGGTGGCCACCGGCACTGCGGTTAAATTGACTCAGATTAATCGTTGA